ccagtcggattctagtatgtccttgctgacatagaagcacgtacggggtctgccgtcgcttcgtaggcatgtcgtgtagcctggtgacttgcaggtcgttggtctcttgtagtgcgggttaatccaTGGCTCCTGGATCTCAAAATATATACAACACGCCCGCACCGGCGCATAAAAGCTACGTCACTAATGCCATTGGTATCATAAATCTCATCGTCTCCAACCCCTCCTGAAACGCGTTTCCAACAAACGCTAGCCAATCCAATCCAATGCGATTCGTCTCACAAGCTGAACGTCTCTCAAAACTCCATCGTAATCTCCCTCTCCTTTCCAAACTCCGGATCATCAGCATCCGCGCTCCAAGGATTATGGTCAGGTTCTATATTTGCTGGAGTTACAGGCGTGCTTCCAAGTTTGCTGCCAGAGTGTACTGGGGTGGTGTTGATGCTTCGCAGTGGGGGACGATTTGAGGGTTCGGGGGAGTTGCGCGCGGATTGAAATTCGGGTGTGGGTCCCAAGGTAGGGGCTGTTAGGGTTGTGGCTTTGGGTCTGTCTTCTTCGAAGGACATTTGGACTTCTTCGTCTGGGGATTTGAGCTCTTGCTCGCGGATGTGGGCGCTTGTGCCGTTGGGTAGTGGCATGCTGACACTGCGGTTGGAGGAGTTGTTTGGGAGTGATGTAGAAGATCCATCATGCGTCTGACTGTGCTTGGGCTCCGGTCTGGTCTTACCATCCGGTGTCATGCTGCCATTGGCATGGCTGGTTGTTGGTGCACTCTCTTGCTTCGGCGACAAGTTGACTTTGAGGGTAGGCAATGTGCTCTCGATCTCTCTCACGCTGAGATGTTTCTTGATTTCCTCGATGTCGTCAGGACTCTTGATTGCCAATGCGAGCGCTTCTTTCCGGATGGCGTCCACGTCGAACATGACATTGGCGTTCTCCTCGGCATGCTTCTCGCTTTCCTTGTCATCCCCTTCGAGGACCTTCTGACTCCGCTCATCGTAAGTCTCCCAAGCCTTCTTCTGCGACGCCTTCTTTCTGGAAAAGAAAGCCTTGAAGCCTTTCTTCTGTGGTTGTTCTTCGAGCCGTGCGCGGGCCTCCTCGATCTCATCGAGCAGCTCTCTCTGTCTTTTCTCGTGGTTCTCCGGGTCGGGGTCCTCGATCTCCGTGAACTCGAGACTTTCTACAGCCCATCCGACTTTGTCGAGCAGAATTGGCATCATGCCACGATAAGCCATGTGTCCAGGCACCTCCGCTGTTACATCGATATTCTCAACGCCTGGTACATCGACACTGGCCAGACCAGCCACGCGCATGATACCACCGCTCGTGGCGCGGAAGAGATAGCCGAGGATCCAATCATTTGAGGCGTAGCCATTGACGAAGCGTCCACTGACAATACTTCGTGCGCGAATGTACTCCTCTTTTTTGGCCACAACAGGGGAGCCGAACATGTAAACGTTCTGTACCAGACCTAGTCCACCACGCCTGGCCAGTTCCTTCAGACACGAGAAGATCACACGTGCGCCAAGTGAGAAGCCGACGAGCGTGATCGGGCGCACACCAAGATTTCTGTCAATGATTGAATCTGCCAAGATGAGACCGGTGGCATCCGCTCGGGCCAGAGATACCGTCCAAGGATTGTCAATGAGATATGATAGCTTCATCAAGATGAGTGGTGTTGACAGACCAGCCATCAACGTTGCCAGTACTGTGGCGCCCAAGACCTGCTGGATGGTCTGTGTTAATGCTTCTGTGCCAAGAATCTGGATAGTTTGACCAGTACTTTGCAGCATCTCCGGCTCCCAGTTGACCGAGTATATATCGCCCATGATGGGGTCGACAGTACTGAATGGTAACCGCACATCATCGACTTTGCCGGTAATCCAGCCAGCGACAGTCACGATGAGATTGACGCGCTTATTGTTGAACAGCGGTTTGTACTCGTACGTCTTGACAGCGCCTGTACGTCTGGCCGATGCATTGATGCCTATCCGACTACCCAGCGCAGCGCCGGTCGTTCCAATCAATGCTGCTGCACCTGTGCCACCGAGGAAGGTACCGGTACCAGAGACACCGATAGCAGTGAAGCCGGCAGCCAGACCAGCACCAATGACAGGCGCGAGTAGACCTGCACTTAGACCGATTACGAGGCCACCTCCGACTGTACACAGGCCCATTACAGCCAATCTTCGATTTCGCGCGGCTTTCTTTCGTGCTTCCAGATGGTCGTCTTCATTCCAGTTCTCTTTCTCGGCTTGTTCTTGCATCTCCAGTGCGTCAGTCACGCGCTTTTCGAAGCGACATATCTCCTGCCAGTCCACTGCCAATGCTTTGCCCACGAGTTCGAGCAAAGTCCGCGATCTCGAATCGTACGTGCTGTCCGCTATCAGCAGTAAGAAGAGATCACAGAGCACGGTCCACCTGATGTCGATGTCCAGATTCTTGGCATCTTCGAGCTCGTCAGGGTCCTGGATGGTAAGCTGGTCCGCCGTGTGCTGCTCATACACAAGAGGCGGCTCTTCTGTCGCTGGCGT
Above is a genomic segment from Fulvia fulva chromosome 3, complete sequence containing:
- a CDS encoding putative lipase MIL1, with amino-acid sequence MPAEQHAGKADEKDEATKEPESPTALKRIRSKDSGKAKIDEPQAEPSVADEFGLAPRPPRRRNHSLEQLDSPEQIKRQVIEETGGELELVKEEQKDEGQGDAEQASKGAKGAGQKTAGNPTTPRQSIEGPPLEKSRTGSDSKSVASPSSPTAVKGKHVKQPSTSTIGEFSHQQTVPREATVEEKNDDEDNWQEMPAFATHRIYDDWGKVLAKEYDEADDETVAYGTLGGAGKGYTRVQMDEDAKSATSMDDNTAYLFKGAGNAANTLYDEDEESADLLSQMQTTKTLLTEAQRIAYVGIVRLSIASISNEIDTLERTRNTKKFVDFAVEAIKMWGQKIMIRVYNHMEIDAREQIMVEQLAEHGVLPSDLTPTLMQNARVKNPHAPSGSNSEANSSRPSLASPRPSTTAEKRKSYLGTPTSKPSTPAPPSDPSTPATEEPPLVYEQHTADQLTIQDPDELEDAKNLDIDIRWTVLCDLFLLLIADSTYDSRSRTLLELVGKALAVDWQEICRFEKRVTDALEMQEQAEKENWNEDDHLEARKKAARNRRLAVMGLCTVGGGLVIGLSAGLLAPVIGAGLAAGFTAIGVSGTGTFLGGTGAAALIGTTGAALGSRIGINASARRTGAVKTYEYKPLFNNKRVNLIVTVAGWITGKVDDVRLPFSTVDPIMGDIYSVNWEPEMLQSTGQTIQILGTEALTQTIQQVLGATVLATLMAGLSTPLILMKLSYLIDNPWTVSLARADATGLILADSIIDRNLGVRPITLVGFSLGARVIFSCLKELARRGGLGLVQNVYMFGSPVVAKKEEYIRARSIVSGRFVNGYASNDWILGYLFRATSGGIMRVAGLASVDVPGVENIDVTAEVPGHMAYRGMMPILLDKVGWAVESLEFTEIEDPDPENHEKRQRELLDEIEEARARLEEQPQKKGFKAFFSRKKASQKKAWETYDERSQKVLEGDDKESEKHAEENANVMFDVDAIRKEALALAIKSPDDIEEIKKHLSVREIESTLPTLKVNLSPKQESAPTTSHANGSMTPDGKTRPEPKHSQTHDGSSTSLPNNSSNRSVSMPLPNGTSAHIREQELKSPDEEVQMSFEEDRPKATTLTAPTLGPTPEFQSARNSPEPSNRPPLRSINTTPVHSGSKLGSTPVTPANIEPDHNPWSADADDPEFGKEREITMEF